From Musa acuminata AAA Group cultivar baxijiao chromosome BXJ3-8, Cavendish_Baxijiao_AAA, whole genome shotgun sequence, one genomic window encodes:
- the LOC135645597 gene encoding protein SPIRRIG-like isoform X3 yields MFQSSRKTMKWSSLLKDLREKIGLSASQPQLQSVACPSPSLSAAAAEYGGAGASESAPSSAYGSPVASPARGKHELELDFKKFWEQFRSSSSEKEKETALNLAVDVFCRLVKQQSNVAQLITKFVEVHIFSFVVGRAFVTDCEKLRIYSKGKSLNVANIISFFSEVKEGIGRGSNLLYAVEFLVTGATDKQPLLDSGILCCLIHILSALLTPDKAKKGQLETLEESTKSKKAMDDKDALRVRRLEIEGSIVHIMKALASHPSAAPSLIEDDSLQLLFHMVANGSSHVFAQFGDGLVPLHTIQLHRHAMQILGLLLVNDNGSTAKYIHKHHLIRVLLMAVKDFNPQKGDAAYTMGIVDLLLECVELSYRPEAGTTNLREDIHNAHGYHFLVQFALTLSSLQKDQVVQSVSSKLPHKESSQLDGQDAANSSIQLESQSDASSSHLSPALIRLLDALVNLAQTGPTEHTVGKGSKSIHSKGTSHRSRTHSFDRLGDDEKSNTKVKDLEAIQMLQDIFLKAKNVELQAEVLNRMFKIFSSHLDNYQLCQQLRTLPLFILNMAGFPASLQEIVLKILEYAVTVVNCIPEQELLSLCCLLQQPITASLKHTILAFFVKLLSFDQKYKKVLREVGVLEVLLDDLKQHKYFSGVEQQNRISSGLEKSNPGSFRKHIDNKDGILSSPKLMVSGLGKYPVFEDDSTTAIAWDCLFSLLRRAEANQQSFRSSNGVSVILPLLISDRHRSGVLRLLSCLIIEDALQAHPEELGMLIEILKSGMVTSVSGSQYKLQTDAKCEILSSLWRIFGANNSAQRVFGDATGFSLLLTTLHGFQGSELPDVQSSINVFNFLMRAITAGVFNNPVNRLRLQATMSSQTFYDLLCESGLLCVECEKQVVQLLFELALENVLPLSANIQGESSSSDTSEDEPNSFLAISLGISRLDNERIYNASAVGVLIHSLLLFTPKMQLDILKFIEKLAHAGPFNQENLTSVGCIALLLETIRPLLEGSSLLLIHAFRIVEVLGAFRLSSSELRVLVRYVLLLKLKNSGQLLVDMMEKIVQMEDIRSEGVSLAPFVEMDMSKVGHASIQVSLGERTWPPAAGYSFVCWFQYHNLLKSQVKESEQASRIGSSKSNASGGQVLHIFSVGAMNDGNTLYAELYLQENGVLTLATSNSCSLSFPGIEMEEGRWHHLAVVHSKPNALAGLFQASVAYLYVNGKLIHTGKLGYSLSPVGKLLQVTLGTPVSHAKISDLSWRLRCCYLFEEVLTSGSVFFMYILGRGYRGLFQDADLLRFVPNQACGGGSMAILDSLEAELPMASNSQRPDSSIKQGTTKSDRSGIVWDLERLTNLSLQLSGKKLIFAFDGTSSESFRASGTLSLLNLVDPTSAAASPIGGIPRYGRLSGDVYICNQLMISDSIRAVGGIPVVLALVEAAETRDMLHMALELLACSLHQSPQNVRDMQMLRGYHLLALFLHRKMSLFDMHSLDIFFRIVACEASFSEPQKYQASGAMSLPARTSPEASVEDLSFPKFSEEINSVGSHGDLDDFSAQKDSFSHLSDLENTDLSDVNSNCIVLSNADMVEHVLLDWTLWVTASVSIQIALIGFLERMVSMHWYRNHNLTILRHMNLVQHLLVTLQRGDMEVLVLEKLVVLLGVILEDGFLPSELELVVKFVIMTFDPPYLTQGNQIIRETMGKHVIVRNMLLEMLIDLQVTINAEELLEQWHKIVSSKLIAFFLDEAVHPTSMRWIMTLLGVCLASSPTFALMFRSSGGYQGLSRVLPSFHDSPEIYYILFCLIFGKAVYPRVPEVRMLDFLALLPNDGNYGELKFVDLLETVIAMAKATFDRLSMQSMIAHQDGNLSLTNGSLVAELVEATTDMAGDLQGEALLHKTYAARLMGGEAGAPIAATSILRFMVDLAKTCPSFSALCRRADFLESCVDLYFSCVRADCALRLAKNLPTVAPEEKNDIDDDEDSENTFTSLPPENEQSVKTSISTGSFPQEQKSTSSTDIQGTPNYPLIDATVKRDDARNVDPKKSLSGEGDQSLWSPNEQNFTDMSFTYNDPDIRAQILSQPSDTLSSASMSVPYSPAQSENSNMKTSASPVLALTSWIGSTGSNSDAKAKLTATPSMRSFSLNESDSSPDLKTNSHESSAASMFLPINPKLLLEIDDSGYGGGPCSAGAAAVLDFTAEVLADIVSEQLKATQFVENILESVPLDVDVESALVFQGLCLGRLMNFLERRLLRDDEDEKKLDKNRWTVNLDSLCWMIVDRVYMGSFSEPIGVFRTLEFLLSMLQLANKDGHVEEAAPGKGLLSIARGSKQLEAYIHAILKNTNRIIMYCFLPLFLKSICEDDLLFTMGFQSERSTNLSLNEMQDESTVNICTILQLLIANKRLVLCPSNLDTDLICCLCINLIALLRDNRSMAQNQAVDLIKYLLLHRRPALEDFLVTKPNQGPALNVLRGGFDKLLTGNLSAFFDWFEGSEQAINKVLEQCSSIMWAQYVSGSAKFPGVRIKGMEVRRKREMSRKARECAKLDVKHWEQIYERRFALESGQDLMSTELRAIRQDKYGWVLHAESEWQNQLQQLVHERGIFPIRRASLKLEWQLCALEGPYRMRKKLERCKLKIDTIHSVLVRGVELEKPKMFKQKHENGAGTSGSESDSYFNILSDDAPDKSYDGSDHKESSIKEVGSRVETLPSAQIGWNDDHYSSMHEPSVHSTTECGNKSSSFSVQMTEEKKSELGTPKQSPSFKSYDTRAPELKQEKELLDNGEYLIRPFLEPLEKIRFRYNCERVVGLDKHDGIFLIGDLCLYVIENFYIDDSGCICEKVNEDDLSVIDQALGVKKDVSGSSDFQLKSPSTRSMAVKTLAGGRAWAYNGGAWGKEKVCSSSNLPHPWHMWKLDSIYELLKRDYQLRPVAIELFSMDGCNDLLVFHKKEREEVFKNLITMNLPRNSIYSSISTRRTN; encoded by the exons ATGTTCCAGTCATCGCGGAAAACGATGAAATGGTCGTCATTGCTTAAGGATCTCAGGGAGAAGATCGGGCTCTCCGCGTCGCAGCCACAGTTACAGTCCGTAGCCTGCCCGTCTCCCTCgctctccgccgccgccgccgaataTGGTGGAGCTGGCGCATCGGAGTCGGCCCCGTCGTCGGCATACGGATCTCCCGTCGCGTCACCTGCGAG AGGCAAACATGAATTGGAGTTGGACTTTAAGAAGTTCTGGGAACAATTCCGATCTTCCAGCTCTGAAAAG GAGAAAGAAACAGCATTAAATTTGGCTGTAGATGTATTCTGTAGACTGGTTAAGCAGCAGTCCAATGTAGCTCAGTTGATTACCAA GTTTGTAGAAGTACAcatattttcttttgttgttggaaGAGCCTTTGTGACAGATTGTGAGAAGTTGAGAATCTATAGCAAGGGAAAATCTTTAAATGTTGCAAACATAATAAGTTTCTTTTCTGAAGTTAAG GAGGGGATCGGCCGTGGTTCTAATTTGTTATATGCAGTAGAGTTCCTTGTAACAGGG GCAACGGATAAGCAACCCCTGTTGGATTCTGGCATTCTATGCTGTCTTATTCATATTCTCAGTGCACTTTTAACTCCTGACAAGGCCAAGAAAGGACAACTTGAAACCTTAGAAGAATCAACTAAAAGTAAAAAAGCTATGGATGATAAAGATGCTCTTCGAGTGCGACGGCTTGAG ATAGAAGGAAGTATAGTGCATATTATGAAGGCATTAGCAAGCCATCCTTCAGCAGCACCaagtttgattgaagatgattcacTTCAGCTTCTCTTTCATATGGTTGCAAATGGTTCTTCACATGTATTTGCTCAATTTGGAGATGGCCTTGTTCCTTTGCATACCATTCAACTTCATCGACATGCCATGCAG ATACTTGGTCTTCTTCTTGTCAATGACAATGGAAGCACAGCAAAATATATACATAAGCATCACTTG ATAAGAGTCCTTTTGATGGCTGTCAAAGATTTCAATCCTCAGAAGGGTGATGCTGCGTACACCATGGGAATAGTTGATTTGCTGCTTGAATGCGTCGAATTATCATATAGACCTG AGGCTGGCACCACTAATCTAAGGGAAGATATACACAATGCACATGGCTATCACTTTCTTGTTCAGTTTGCCTTAACACTATCCAGCTTGCAAAAGGATCAGGTTGTTCAGTCAGTCAGTTCAAAGTTGCCACATAAAGAGTCTTCCCAACTGGATGGTCAGGATGCAGCTAATAGTTCGATACAGTTGGAAAGTCAAAGTGATGCCTCATCATCCCATCTTTCTCCAGCATTAATAAGGCTACTTGATGCTCTTGTTAATTTAGCACAAACAGGTCCTACAGAACACACTGTTGGAAAAGGTTCAAAATCTATACACAGTAAGGGTACAAGCCATCGAAGTCGTACACATTCTTTTGATAGACTCGGTGATGATGAGAAAAGTAATACTAAGGTTAAAGATCTTGaagccatacagatgcttcaagaTATTTTTTTGAAGGCAAAAAATGTGGAACTTCAGGCGGAGGTGTTGAATAGGATGTTTAAGATATTTTCATCCCATCTTGACAATTACCAGTTGTGTCAACAACTGCGGACCTTGCCCCTGTTTATCCTTAATATGGCTGGCTTTCCTGCATCATTACAGGAGATTGTTCTAAAAATTTTAGAATATGCTGTGACTGTTGTAAACTGTATTCCTGAACAAGAACTGCTTTCACTTTGTTGCTTATTGCAACAGCCTATTACTGCTAGCCTGAAGCATACTATACTTGCTTTCTTTGTTAAGCTCCTGTCCTTTGATCAGAAGTATAAGAAAGTCCTTAGGGAGGTTGGTGTTTTGGAGGTTCTACTAGATGATCTGAAACAGCACAAGTATTTTTCTGGTGTAGAGCAGCAAAACAGGATTTCTAGTGGTTTAGAAAAGTCTAATCCTGGCAGCTTCAGAAAACACATCGACAACAAAGATGGCATTCTTTCTTCACCCAAATTAATGGTTTCTGGTTTAGGAAAATATCCTGTATTTGAAGATGACAGTACCACAGCTATAGCATGGGATTGTCTTTTTTCTTTGTTAAGGAGAGCTGAAGCTAACCAACAATCATTCCGATCATCCAATGGGGTCAGTGTCATTCTTCCATTATTGATATCTGATCGCCATCGTTCTGGTGTTCTTCGGCTCCTATCTTGTTTGATTATTGAAGATGCTCTTCAG GCTCATCCAGAAGAATTAGGTATGCTAATTGAGATTCTCAAGAGTGGGATGGTTACAAGTGTCTCTGGATCTCAATACAAACTTCAAACTGATGCAAAATGTGAAATATTAAGTTCATTATGGCGTATCTTTGGGGCAAACAATTCAGCACAAAGAGTTTTCGGAGACGCCACAGGCTTTTCCCTACTGTTAACCACATTACATGGTTTTCAGGGCAGTGAGCTTCCAGATGTTCAATCTTCTATAAATGTTTTTAATTTTCTAATGCGAGCCATCACTGCTGGGGTATTCAATAATCCTGTCAATAGACTGAGACTCCAAGCAACTATGTCATCTCAGACATTTTATGATCTTCTCTGTGAGTCCGGTTTGCTTTGTGTGGAATGCGAGAAGCAAGTTGTCCAGTTGTTGTTTGAGCTTGCACTTGAGAATGTTCTTCCACTATCTGCTAATATTCAGGGGGAGAGTTCTTCCTCTGATACCTCAGAGGATGAGCCAAATTCTTTCTTGGCCATCTCTCTTGGTATATCTAGGCTTGACAATGAGCGGATATACAATGCTAGTGCAGTGGGTGTGCTCATACATTCCCTGTTACTCTTTACTCCAAAAATGCAATTGGATATCCTGAAGTTCATTGAAAAGCTTGCTCATGCCGGTCCATTTAATCAGGAAAATTTAACTTCTGTTG GATGCATTGCACTTCTGCTGGAGACAATTAGGCCATTACTTGAGGGCTCATCCCTGCTACTTATACATGCTTTCCGAATTGTGGAAGTTCTAGGAGCATTCAG GCTGTCTTCTTCTGAGCTTCGAGTTCTTGTAAGATATGTTCTGCTGTTAAAGTTGAAGAATTCAGGGCAACTTCTTGTTGATATGATGGAAAAAATAGTACAGATGGAAGACATCAGATCAGAGGGTGTTTCCTTAGCACCATTTGTTGAGATGGACATGAGCAAAGTGGGTCATGCATCCATTCAGGTGTCTTTAGGAGAAAGAACATGGCCTCCAGCTGCTGGGTATTCTTTCGTTTGTTGGTTTCAGTATCATAATTTATTGAAAAGTCAAGTTAAAGAATCTGAGCAGGCATCCAGAATTGGATCTAGCAAAAGCAATGCTTCTGGTGGTCAGGTATTGCATATCTTTTCTGTTGGTGCAATGAATGATGGAAACACATTATATGCAGAACTCTACCTCCAAGAGAATGGTGTCTTAACTCTAGCAACAAGTAATTCGTGCTCACTATCATTTCCTGGCATAGAAATGGAAGAAGGAAGGTGGCATCACCTTGCAGTTGTTCATAGCAAACCTAATGCGTTAGCAGGATTATTCCAAGCCAGTGTAGCATACCTTTATGTTAATGGAAAGCTGATTCACACAGGAAAGCTTGGCTACTCACTATCTCCTGTTGGTAAATTATTGCAAGTTACTCTTGGTACACCAGTTTCTCATGCAAAAATTAGTGATTTATCATGGAGGCTTAGATGCTGTTATCTTTTTGAGGAGGTGCTCACCTCTGGTAGTGTTTTCTTCATGTATATTCTTGGCCGAGGATACAGGGGACTCTTTCAGGATGCAGATCTTCTAAGGTTTGTCCCAAACCAGGCTTGTGGTGGGGGCAGCATGGCAATACTAGATTCTTTGGAAGCTGAGTTGCCTATGGCTTCCAATTCACAACGACCTGATAGTTCTATCAAACAGGGAACAACCAAGTCAGATCGCAGTGGGATTGTTTGGGATTTGGAAAGATTGACAAACCTTTCTTTACAGCTTTCTGGCAAAAAACTCATCTTCGCTTTTGATGGAACATCCTCAGAATCATTTCGAGCTTCTGGGACGTTGTCCTTGCTCAATCTTGTTGATCCAACATCAGCTGCTGCCTCTCCTATTGGTG GTATACCACGCTATGGTCGCCTTTCTGGAGACGTGTACATCTGCAACCAATTGATGATCAGTGATAGTATACGTGCTGTTGGTGGAATCCCTGTTGTGCTTGCTCTTGTCGAGGCTGCTGAAACCAGGGACATGCTACACATGGCACTGGAGTTGCTTGCATGTTCACTTCATCAAAGTCCACAGAATGTTAGGGACATGCAAATGTTGAGAGGATATCATCTTCTCGCACTTTTTCTGCACCGTAAGATGTCACTATTTGATATGCATTCACTTGACATATTCTTTCGTATTGTGGCATGTGAGGCCTCCTTTTCTGAACCACAAAAGTATCAAGCAAGCGGGGCTATGAGTCTTCCTGCTAGAACCTCACCAGAAGCCAGTGTAGAGGATCTTTCTTTTCCAAAATTTTCTGAAGAAATTAATTCAGTTGGATCTCATGGAGATCTGGATGATTTCTCTGCACAAAAGGATTCCTTTAGTCATCTTTCAGATCTTGAAAACACTGATTTGTCAGATGTAAACTCAAACTGTATTGTTCTGTCAAATGCTGACATGGTCGAGCATGTCCTCCTAGACTGGACATTGTGGGTTACAGCTTCTGTTTCGATTCAAATTGCACTTATTGGATTTCTTGAACGCATGGTATCCATGCACTGGTATAGAAATCACAACCTGACAATCTTACGTCACATGAACCTGGTTCAGCATTTATTAGTAACTCTGCAACGTGGTGATATGGAAGTTCTTGTTTTAGAGAAGTTGGTGGTACTGCTTGGTGTCATTCTGGAGGATGGCTTTTTACCTTCTGAGCTAGAACTAGTTGTCAAATTTGTTATTATGACATTTGATCCGCCCTACCTGACTCAAGGGAATCAGATTATTCGAGAGACAATGGGAAAGCATGTTATAGTAAGGAACATGTTACTGGAGATGCTTATTGATTTACAAGTAACTATTAATGCTGAAGAGTTGCTTGAACAGTGGCATAAGATTGTCTCATCCAAATTGATTGCCTTTTTCCTTGATGAAGCTGTACATCCAACCAGTATGAGATGGATCATGACTCTTTTGGGAGTTTGTCTTGCTTCTTCTCCTACGTTTGCTCTCATGTTCCGTAGCAGCGGGGGTTACCAAGGGTTGTCACGTGTTCTTCCAAGCTTCCATGATTCTCCTGAAATATACTATATTCTCTTCTGTTTAATATTTGGTAAGGCTGTCTATCCCAGGGTGCCTGAAGTCCGCATGCTTGACTTTCTTGCCCTTTTGCCTAATGATGGAAACTATGGCGAGTTGAAATTTGTCGACCTGTTAGAAACAGTGATTGCTATGGCAAAAGCCACATTTGATAGATTGAGCATGCAGTCAATGATTGCTCATCAAGATGGTAATCTGTCACTTACCAATGGTAGCTTAGTTGCAGAGCTTGTAGAAGCAACAACAGATATGGCAGGAGACCTTCAAGGTGAAGCACTATTGCACAAGACTTATGCAGCACGATTAATGGGTGGGGAGGCAGGGGCGCCTATTGCTGCCACCTCGATTTTGCGGTTTATGGTTGATTTAGCAAAAACATGTCCTTCGTTCTCTGCTTTGTGCAGGCGAGCAGATTTTCTTGAAAGCTGTGTTGATCTATATTTTTCTTGTGTAAG GGCTGATTGTGCATTAAGGTTGGCTAAAAATCTTCCTACTGTTGCACCTGAGGAGAAGAATGatattgatgatgatgaggattCTGAGAACACATTCACTAGCTTGCCTCCAGAAAATGAGCAGTCTGTGAAAACTTCCATAAGCACTGGAAGCTTTCCTCAAGAGCAAAAAAGTACTAGTTCCACAGATATACAAGGGACACCTAATTATCCTTTGATTGATGCTACTGTAAAAAGAGATGATGCAAGAAATGTAGATCCTAAGAAATCTCTCAGTGGAGAAGGTGACCAATCTCTCTGGAGTCCTAATGAGCAAAATTTCACTGACATGTCTTTTACTTACAATGATCCTGATATAAGGGCTCAGATTCTCAGTCAACCATCTGATACACTTAGTTCTGCCTCTATGTCTGTCCCTTATTCTCCTGCCCAATCTGAGAATTCAAACATGAAAACTAGTGCATCTCCTGTACTTGCTTTAACATCATGGATTGGCAGCACAGGCAGTAacagtgatgcaaaagcaaaattAACTGCTACTCCATCAATGAGATCTTTTTCCTTGAATGAGTCTGATTCATCTCCTGATTTAAAGACAAATTCGCATGAATCATCTGCTGCAAGCATGTTTCTTCCAATAAATCCAAAGCTGTTACTTGAAATTGATGATTCAGGTTATGGAGGTGGTCCTTGTTCTGCAGGAGCTGCTGCTGTTTTAGACTTCACTGCTGAAGTTCTTGCTGATATTGTCTCAGAACAATTGAAAGCAACCCAGTTTGTAGAGAATATTTTAGAATCTGTTCCACTTGATGTGGATGTTGAGTCTGCTTTAGTTTTTCAGGGATTGTGTTTAGGTAGATTGATGAACTTCCTGGAAAGGCGCCTCTTGCGTGATGATGAAGATGAGAAAAAACTTGATAAAAATCGGTGGACTGTAAACTTAGATTCTCTTTGTTGGATGATTGTAGACCGTGTATATATGGGATCTTTTTCTGAGCCAATTGGAGTATTTAGAACGTTGGAGTTTCTGTTGTCAATGTTACAACTTGCTAATAAAGATGGTCATGTGGAAGAGGCAGCACCTGGAAAAGGATTATTGTCCATTGCCAGAGGAAGCAAGCAACTTGAGGCATATATTCATGCCATTCTGAAAAACACAAATCGCATCATAATGTACTGTTTTTTACCTTTGTTCTTAAAGTCCATTTGTGAGGATGATCTGCTTTTTACTATGGGTTTTCAATCTGAAAGGAGTACCAACTTATCTTTGAACGAAATGCAAGATGAGTCAACTGTCAATATATGCACAATTTTGCAGCTGTTAATTGCTAACAAGCGGCTGGTACTTTGCCCAAGTAATCTCGATACTGATCTGATTTGTTGTCTTTGCATAAATTTAATTGCTCTTCTACGTGACAATAGATCAATGGCTCAAAATCAAGCAGTGGACCTCATCAAGTACCTGCTGTTGCATCGTCGACCAGCACTCGAAGACTTTCTTGTGACAAAGCCAAATCAAGGACCTGCTTTGAATGTGTTGCGTGGTGGTTTTGATAAGTTATTGACAGGGAATCTCTCTGCATTTTTTGACTGGTTCGAGGGCTCTGAGCAAGCCATTAATAAAGTCTTGGAACAATGTTCATCTATCATGTGGGCACAATATGTATCTGGGTCAGCTAAGTTTCCTGGGGTCAGAATTAAAGGCATGGAAGTTCGTCGTAAGAGGGAAATGAGTAGGAAAGCACGGGAATGTGCAAAGTTAGATGTAAAACATTGGGAACAGATATATGAGCGAAGATTTGCTCTTGAATCAGGTCAAGATCTAATGTCTACAGAACTAAGAGCTATTCGCCAAGACAAGTATGGTTGGGTTCTTCATGCTGAAAGTGAGTGGCAAAATCAGCTTCAGCAACTTGTTCATGAAAGAGGGATTTTTCCCATTCGGCGTGCATCTTTGAAACTCGAATGGCAGCTCTGTGCTCTTGAAGGGCCATATCGGATGCGGAAAAAGCTTGAACGCTGCAAACTCAAAATTGATACAATCCACAGTGTCCTGGTGAGAGGCGTTGAGCTGGAGAAGCCAAAGATGTTTAAGCAAAAGCATGAAAATGGTGCAGGTACATCTGGATCCGAGTCAGattcttattttaatatattatcggATGATGCTCCAGACAAGAGCTATGATGGTAGTGACCACAAAGAGTCCTCAATAAAAGAAGTTGGTTCTAGAGTTGAAACCTTACCATCTGCTCAGATTGGGTGGAATGATGATCATTATAGCAGTATGCATGAACCAAGTGTTCACTCTACGACGGAATGTGGCAATAAGTCAAGTTCCTTTTCTGTTCAGATGACAGAGGAAAAAAAATCTGAACTAGGCACTCCAAAGCAGTCACCTTCTTTTAAGAGTTATGACACAAGAGCTCCGGAGCTCAAACAAGAGAAAGAACTGCTTGATAATGGTGAATATCTTATCAGGCCTTTTCTTGAACCTTTAGAAAAGATAAGGTTCAGGTATAATTGTGAACGTGTTGTGGGCCTTGACAAGCATGACGGTATATTTCTTATAGGGGACCTCTGCTTGTATGTTATCGAGAACTTTTATATTGATGATTCTGGCTGCATATGTGAAAAGGTAAATGAGGACGACCTATCTGTGATTGATCAAGCTTTGGGTGTGAAAAAGGATGTCTCAGGGAGCAGTGACTTCCAGCTAAAATCCCCTTCAACACGGAGCATGGCAGTAAAGACATTGGCTGGTGGAAGAGCATGGGCATATAATGGAGGTGCTTGGGGAAAGGAGAAGGTTTGTAGCAGTAGTAACCTGCCACATCCATGGCACATGTGGAAGCTTGATAGCATTTATGAACTCCTGAAACGTGATTACCAGCTTCGTCCTGTCGCAATTGAATTATTTAGCATGGATGGATGTAATGATCTTCTGGTTTTCCacaaaaaggagagagaggaggTCTTCAAAAACTTGATCACAATGAACCTTCCACGGAATAGCAT TTATAGTTCCATAAGCACTAGAAGAACAAATTGA